The segment AAAACTCAAGCAGAACTGCAGAAAGAAAATCTTAATATCATTTTATCATGGATGGTGATTTCAGAAAATCTTGATCTCACTCCAACAGCTGCAAATTGCTTGAAAGCTCTATCAAattcttttgaaatttgaaaCATAATTCAAGTCCCTAACTTAAAGACCTGCAAAATATTTGACTAGATGGCTCCTCGAAAAAAAGACTAAGCCATCAACttctaataaattaaaattttagcttCACACAACTATCTCTTATCTTCGCACCAACATGAAGTAACCCATCTACTCATCATGTTCTGAGAccatttttattttggaaaaagAAGGAAAGCAAGAGACCTTGTACTAAATATTCTTCCAGACAGTTCATTACAAGGATTTGCTGATTCTAGAGGTACCAACAGATTTTCAATAGAAGGGGTACACTGACTATTGGACTGTGAAGAAGCTATACACAAATATGAACTCATTCCAAATTCAAGATTCAACACTGTCAGATAAAAACAATGCCTGCAATTCTAAGCATCCATCATGCCCTCTACATGATAAAACCTTCTAATGCCAAGcctaacaaaaagaaaaaaacataggCAAGTAAACCATGACTAAATGGTAAAGGGGGAAAACACACCATTTTTGCCTGATTTGAAAACCATGTCTTCAAGGGTGTCAGCAACCACCACTTTTACAGGTTCCTTATTCTCCTCGGGAATAGGTTCAGACTTGAGATATGGTGGAACTTTTCCTTCCTGCAGAAGAGTACTTTAGGCAAACAGCAAATAGAGGACAAACCGCAAATATCTCTTTAACTCACAGCTACATCTCCTATCAATAACTCATAACCTTAACCAGTGCAAGTTACAGAAAGTTGCAATTATACcaaaattttgattaaaaaagTATTAAGGTTTATCATATTTCAAACCGGTACATTAAATCTAGTGAATTAATTACCTTGTAATCCTTCACAAAAGGTGCAATGTCATTAGCCTGCAAATTTGGTTTCAAATACTTCTTCCCATCATTATTCTGAATGATGATTAGGGGTACTTGGCTTTCTTGAACTCCAAAATACTGCTTTCCAACCAAAAAAAGAATTAGACTACTGTGGCAAATGCAATAAGCATACTACCATATTTGAGTAGATACTAACCTGGATGGCAGCTTGACTAGCCTCAAGATCACCCAAAAGGAAACCAATTCCCTGTCCTTTGAATTGCTCAGCAACTTCACGATATTTTGAAGTTAAAGAATCAATACCTTCAACACTCAAGTTTGCAAACAACATAGCCTAACAGATTCAGAAGTTCTATTAGTAGATGAACTTAAAGGATGTACTGAACAAGTTATGACAATCAAACCAAAATGATATAGAAGGAAGAGCAAGCTGATAAAGAACTCAATATCACAGTCCAAAGTGCATGACGAAAGTAGAAAACATGAAAAAAATAAGAATTCCAATACAACGCTTGTTATCAAACAAATGCCAGCCACACTGTCTTCCTTCACTGTGTATAAGGACTAGGTGATAAAGGAATGAAATTCCGGATGTGTAAATTTACCTTAGCATTGGGACTGTTATAGAACTTGATAACAAATTGGTGATTGCTTGGGTCCTTGTTAAAGTGGGTAACAAGAGGCATGCTAGATTCTGCAACAAACTTCTCTAGAGCTTCCACATTAAAGTCCTGAAAGAAAAATGCTTTTGTAAAAGCAAATTGCAAAGAGTGCAAAGGTAGCTAACAACAGTAAGGAATTTGTATATCAATGATGATCTAGAATATAGTTGATGCTCCAAATAGATTTGGCAATTTGTGTCTTCATGTCAAGTTCATGTACTCTACGTCAATATTATGTTTGCGGATCATATACTTACATAGATTTTGATCACTTAACAATTTGTGCTGTATAGATTTTGACACGGTCTTATTTTTGTGTAATGTCCTGTTTTAGTTATTCTCCCCATGTTATGTAATTGTATTGTCCAAACTTTCTAGGTCTAGCTCAAGATTACCTTGAAGTCAACAAAGAGTTCATCAAAAGGCTTGAAAAGTCTGACCACAGGGCCGGTCACTGACGATTCACCACGGGGAAGGTGCTTAGCATCCAAAGTATGACCAAATTCATAATCAGAACGCAATTTCTCAGCAAGTGCCATATAACTCTCAAACTCTTCGCCAGAGAATTTTGGGAACACCCCAACCTGGAATTAGAACATATATCTACATATCAGCTAAACTTCGTCACCAAAAACCAATGGAAACAGAAGAGAAAACAATTCTAAGAGAGCTTACAACTACTATCTTCTTGCCATCAATAAGATTACTGGCATCTTCTGCTGACTTTAGTTCAGCAGAAGCAGGACCACTTTGTTTCTTCAAATACTCCACAATACCATCAGCTTCACGTGGACCTTTGTATTCCTGAACATTCTTTCCTccatttctcaaaattttaagtGTAGGGTAACCCCTGACTTCATATTCATTTGCTAGATATTTGTTTGCTTCCTCATTGGCGTCAACTTTGGCAAGAATGACTGGAGGGTCGTGTTTACTCAATATAGATGCTGCTTTCTCATACTACACCGCAAACAAAAAGGCTTATTGTTATTAGCCAACTAAGAAAATTATCAACAAAATTTGACTAATttggggaaatttttttttttttttacctctgGAGCAAGATTCTTACAGTGCCCACACCTGAAGTAGAGAAAAAAGAATTTAGTGCCAAGAAGAAAGACAAGATTAACAAGGCATGTTaagaaaatgaaacaaaataaGTTAAATCTCTCCAGAACGAAGACTCATGTTTGCATTGTTTAGATAAATTATTTTAAGTATCCA is part of the Gossypium arboreum isolate Shixiya-1 chromosome 5, ASM2569848v2, whole genome shotgun sequence genome and harbors:
- the LOC108453145 gene encoding protein disulfide-isomerase-like, coding for MARSVSVWFALSAFLCSVMVISAEQSSETKDFVLTLDHSNFTDTVSKHKFIVVEFYAPWCGHCKNLAPEYEKAASILSKHDPPVILAKVDANEEANKYLANEYEVRGYPTLKILRNGGKNVQEYKGPREADGIVEYLKKQSGPASAELKSAEDASNLIDGKKIVVVGVFPKFSGEEFESYMALAEKLRSDYEFGHTLDAKHLPRGESSVTGPVVRLFKPFDELFVDFKDFNVEALEKFVAESSMPLVTHFNKDPSNHQFVIKFYNSPNAKAMLFANLSVEGIDSLTSKYREVAEQFKGQGIGFLLGDLEASQAAIQYFGVQESQVPLIIIQNNDGKKYLKPNLQANDIAPFVKDYKEGKVPPYLKSEPIPEENKEPVKVVVADTLEDMVFKSGKNVLLEFYAPWCGHCKKLAPILDEVAVHYEKDDNVLIAKLDATANDIVGENFDVRGYPTIYFRSTSGNITPYEGNRTKEDIINFIEKNRDKTAQQESAKDEL